The following DNA comes from Mycteria americana isolate JAX WOST 10 ecotype Jacksonville Zoo and Gardens chromosome 31, USCA_MyAme_1.0, whole genome shotgun sequence.
GTGGAAGGCGGTGAGGTGTTGGGTGGGCGCCGCGAGGTGATGGGTGGGCGCCGCGAGGTGTTGGGCGGCCGCCGTCAGGTGTTGGGCGGCCGCCGTGAGAGGTTGGGAGGCCACGGCGAGAGGTTGACCGGCCGCGTTGAGTTGGGTGGGCGAGGTGAGATGTTGGGCGGTCGCGTTGAGAGGTTGGGCGGCCCCGGTGAGATGTTGGGCGGCGGCGGTGAGATGGTGGGTGGCCGCGTTGACAGGTTGAGCGGCCGCGTTGACAGGTTGAGCGGCCGCGTTGAGTTGGGCGGTCCCGGTGAGGTGTTGGGCGGCCCGGTGAGGTGTTGGGCGGCGGCGTTGACGCCTTGGGCGGCCGCGTTGAGTTGGTTGGCGGCGCCGAGATGCTGGGCGGCCCcggcgagcggctgggtgggcgcgGCGAGATGTTGCGCTGCCCCGCCGAGACGTTGGGCGGCCCCGGCGAGCGGTTGAGCGGCCCCGGCGAGCTGTTGGGTGACGGCGGCGAGAGGTTGGGCGCTCCCGGTGAGCTGTTGAGCGGCCGCGTTGAGATGTTGGGTGGCCGCGTTGAGTTGGGTGGGCGCGGAAAGATGTTGGGTGGCTCCGGTGAGATGTTGGCTGGTGCCGGTGAGATGGTGGGAGGCTCCGGTGAGATGTTGGGTGGACGCCGGCGCCGGAGGAGGTAATCGAGGTGTTGGGGGACGGGATGGGGGTTCATCTGAACGTGGGGGTACTTCTCGCGGTGCCGGTGGAAATGGACCTTCAAATTGCCGCGGGGTGGTGAAGCGGTTGCCGCAAACGTTGCATTTGTAGGGTCTTTCGCCCGTGTGCGACCGGAGATGGATTTGCCGGGCGCTATCGCTGCCGAAAGCTTTCCCGCAAAAACCGCATTCGTGGCGGGGGGTCCCCGAATCCCCCCCGATATTTTTGGGGCGCAAAAGACCCGGCGAAGCCCCTCCAGCCAACGTCGGGAGGAAGGCGGCGAcgccggcggcgccgccggcggAACGGGGTTCGGTTTTAAGTCCCCGCGTTCCGgcggggaaaggagggaaaagatggaagaaatggggtttgggggggtcgtttttgggggtgaagggggggaggggggttttggggtgctctaGGGTCCCCAAAAGTAAAACTTGCCGGCAGATCTCTTCCGTCATCTGCATCTGGTGGAGTTGGCGTTGTTGAAGGACCCGGAGTTCTTCCAGGATCAAAGGGAGGTTAAGGGGGGCCCCCCCAGATTGAGGGGGACCCCCGTtcggcgggggaggcggggggtcCGGTTCGGCGTCCATGcctgggggggaggaagaggaggaggaggaggaggaggaggaggaggaggaggaagacgacGGAGCGACGGGACCCtcgcggggggccgggggaggcggcggtaGCGGGGAGCCTGCGGAGGAGAGAgaaccacccacccccccccaaaaaaaaaaccacagttgtGTACCCCAAAATCCTCTCCCCCAACCCCAAGGACCCCCCCCGTAAAAGATTTCCCGcccacagccccccaaaatcACCGAgagcccccccaaaatcctctcCCCCAACCCCAAGGGGTCCCCAtaaattattcccccccccccccaaatcaccgGTAGCCCCCCCCAAAAATCTCCCCCACCCTTGCAGCCCCCCAAATCATCGTTCTGCCCCCCAAATATCATCctccccccccgcagcaccccaaaACCATTGTTATCACCCCAAAAACCCCGTTATCCCCCCCAAAACAGCATTCctcacccccgcagccccccaaaAACCCCGTTAGCCCCCCAAAATCACCATTAA
Coding sequences within:
- the LOC142421501 gene encoding uncharacterized protein LOC142421501 gives rise to the protein MASPPWHAPRNRTPKCVTVQTAPQNCNSKLHPQKCAGLQIAPQKLHPKNAPVCKVHPKIAPPELRQFAKCTPKIASQNCINFRIAPQNCNPTNASVCKVHPKNCTPKMRQFENCTPKLHPKNASVCKLHPKIAPPKMRRFAKCTPKLHPQNCVSLQSAPQNCTPKMRQFANCTPKLHPKNAPLCKVHAKIAPPELRQFAKCTPKLHPKNASISELHPKTATPQMHRFAKCTPKLHPEIASASRRGLYANEGRYPAFCPRAAAVAGAGRAEELGGAWLFRERPRLRSLPERGGEEAGGTRKRVPPPSNRGVSLSNRGVSLSNRGVFLSNGGVSLSNRLGDSSRRRTPTFVPSSPLPGSPLPPPPPAPREGPVAPSSSSSSSSSSSSSSSSSPPGMDAEPDPPPPPPNGGPPQSGGAPLNLPLILEELRVLQQRQLHQMQMTEEICRQVLLLGTLEHPKTPLPPFTPKNDPPKPHFFHLFPPFPAGTRGLKTEPRSAGGAAGVAAFLPTLAGGASPGLLRPKNIGGDSGTPRHECGFCGKAFGSDSARQIHLRSHTGERPYKCNVCGNRFTTPRQFEGPFPPAPREVPPRSDEPPSRPPTPRLPPPAPASTQHLTGASHHLTGTSQHLTGATQHLSAPTQLNAATQHLNAAAQQLTGSAQPLAAVTQQLAGAAQPLAGAAQRLGGAAQHLAAPTQPLAGAAQHLGAANQLNAAAQGVNAAAQHLTGPPNTSPGPPNSTRPLNLSTRPLNLSTRPPTISPPPPNISPGPPNLSTRPPNISPRPPNSTRPVNLSPWPPNLSRRPPNT